The Terriglobia bacterium genome includes a region encoding these proteins:
- a CDS encoding CoA-transferase: MTTPAHISESAGCTLGELMVASAAREIRDGEVVFVGMRLPLIAFVVAKRTHAPNAVGLFENGVIRATPALELIYTMADPPNILGATQCLDMLSVMSLLQSGRVDLGFLGAAEVDRFGNLNSTRVGDPSHTRVTRLPGSGGACDIASLAKRFVVLLEHSKRRLPEKVSYVTSPGNGDGAGWRERTGLPRGGPSAVITTKAVLRFGEDGEARLASVHPGMVIDDVVANTGWKLRVLDNVAETPSPSAAELQAIREYDKEGFWTR, encoded by the coding sequence ATGACTACTCCCGCTCACATTTCGGAGAGCGCCGGCTGCACGCTGGGCGAGTTGATGGTCGCCAGCGCAGCGCGCGAGATCCGCGATGGCGAAGTAGTGTTTGTGGGCATGCGGCTGCCGCTCATTGCGTTTGTGGTGGCGAAACGCACGCATGCGCCGAACGCAGTGGGGTTGTTCGAGAATGGCGTGATCCGCGCGACGCCGGCCCTGGAACTGATTTACACCATGGCCGATCCGCCCAATATCCTGGGCGCGACGCAATGCCTGGACATGCTCAGCGTGATGAGCCTGCTGCAATCGGGCAGAGTGGATTTGGGATTCCTGGGAGCGGCCGAGGTGGATCGGTTCGGAAACTTGAATTCTACTCGAGTCGGAGACCCGAGCCACACACGCGTTACGCGGCTTCCAGGTTCCGGCGGCGCGTGCGACATCGCGTCCCTCGCGAAACGATTTGTTGTGCTGCTGGAACATTCCAAGCGGCGGCTGCCGGAGAAAGTTTCCTATGTCACCAGTCCGGGCAATGGCGACGGTGCGGGGTGGCGTGAGCGCACCGGTCTGCCGCGCGGCGGGCCCAGTGCGGTGATCACCACCAAGGCGGTGCTGCGGTTCGGCGAAGACGGCGAGGCGCGGCTGGCGTCGGTGCATCCCGGCATGGTGATCGACGACGTCGTGGCGAACACCGGATGGAAGTTGCGCGTCCTGGACAATGTGGCGGAGACGCCTTCGCCGAGCGCGGCGGAATTGCAGGCCATTCGGGAGTACGACAAAGAAGGTTTCTGGACGAGATGA
- a CDS encoding enoyl-CoA hydratase/isomerase family protein, translated as MASTTETVAGAKPLVQYRTDRGVGIITMDDPPANTYTYEMNRQLDEAILKARMDNDVYVIVLTGAGDKFFSAGANIKMLASVDPTFKYYFCLHANETLLRLEHTPKLVIAALNGHTVGGGLEIAMAADLRIARQDAGKIGLPEVNLGVLPGTGGTQRLSRMVGKSKAIELIVTGNTFSFEEAKEMGIINDIFERENFMENVLEYARQFCPPNKASKAVGNIKRSIQTGWEIPMESALAVERELQALLFNSQDAKEGLAAYVEKRPAEFKAK; from the coding sequence ATGGCGAGCACCACTGAGACGGTTGCAGGCGCCAAACCGCTTGTGCAGTACCGCACCGACCGCGGCGTGGGGATCATCACCATGGACGATCCGCCGGCCAACACCTACACCTATGAAATGAACCGCCAGTTGGACGAGGCGATCCTGAAGGCGCGCATGGACAACGACGTGTACGTCATAGTCCTGACCGGCGCCGGGGACAAATTTTTCTCCGCCGGCGCCAACATCAAGATGCTGGCGAGCGTGGACCCGACCTTCAAGTATTACTTCTGCCTGCACGCCAACGAGACCCTGTTGCGGCTGGAGCACACGCCGAAGCTGGTGATTGCGGCGCTGAACGGGCACACCGTGGGCGGCGGGCTGGAGATCGCCATGGCGGCCGACCTGCGCATCGCGCGCCAGGATGCGGGCAAGATCGGCCTGCCGGAGGTCAACCTCGGAGTGCTGCCCGGCACCGGCGGCACCCAACGTCTGTCGCGGATGGTGGGGAAGTCGAAAGCCATCGAGCTGATCGTGACCGGAAACACGTTTTCGTTCGAAGAGGCCAAGGAGATGGGGATCATCAACGACATCTTCGAGCGCGAAAACTTCATGGAGAACGTGCTGGAGTATGCGCGGCAGTTCTGCCCGCCGAACAAGGCGTCGAAGGCGGTGGGGAACATCAAGCGCTCCATCCAGACCGGCTGGGAAATTCCCATGGAGTCGGCGCTGGCGGTGGAGCGCGAACTGCAAGCGCTGCTCTTCAACAGCCAGGACGCGAAAGAAGGTCTGGCGGCGTACGTGGAGAAGCGTCCGGCGGAGTTCAAGGCGAAATAG
- a CDS encoding TetR/AcrR family transcriptional regulator, with protein sequence MAGRKNSGAGRKLEQNGESKFDRRLGEILGHGTEVFYTKGYAGASMRDLSRSSGMSLAGLYYYFESKEKLLYLIQKHTFSTIMGQLQERLREVNDPEERVRVFIRNHLEYFLANLKAMKVLSHEDEALSGPLAAEIAAMKRDYYRIIRGLVEDLRRQKGKGFNGEVPSRVAALSLFGMMNWIYTWHNPRRDAGAPELAGEMADIFLRGLLQEKPHPVSPKPGETRVGQPSSKPGSVGGAAGQKSTGRGQRSASSNI encoded by the coding sequence ATGGCAGGCCGGAAGAACAGCGGCGCGGGCCGCAAGCTCGAGCAGAATGGCGAAAGCAAGTTCGATCGCCGCCTGGGAGAAATTCTCGGACACGGGACGGAAGTTTTCTACACCAAAGGCTACGCCGGCGCCTCGATGCGCGACCTGTCGCGCAGCAGCGGCATGTCCCTTGCCGGCCTCTATTACTACTTCGAATCCAAGGAAAAGCTGCTCTACCTGATTCAGAAGCACACCTTTTCCACCATCATGGGCCAGTTGCAGGAGCGGCTCCGGGAGGTGAACGATCCCGAAGAGCGCGTCCGCGTGTTCATCCGCAACCACCTGGAGTATTTCCTCGCCAACCTGAAGGCGATGAAAGTGCTGTCGCATGAAGACGAGGCGCTCTCCGGGCCGCTCGCCGCCGAGATCGCGGCGATGAAGCGCGACTACTACCGCATCATCCGCGGCCTGGTGGAAGACCTGCGGCGCCAGAAGGGCAAAGGATTCAACGGCGAGGTCCCGTCGCGCGTGGCGGCGCTAAGCCTGTTCGGGATGATGAACTGGATTTATACGTGGCACAACCCGCGCCGGGACGCAGGCGCGCCGGAATTGGCGGGCGAGATGGCCGACATTTTCCTGCGCGGGCTACTGCAAGAAAAACCCCACCCTGTCTCGCCAAAACCGGGCGAGACAAGGGTGGGGCAACCTTCTTCGAAGCCGGGCTCTGTGGGGGGCGCGGCGGGGCAGAAATCCACTGGGCGCGGACAACGCTCCGCGTCATCCAATATCTGA
- a CDS encoding sulfurtransferase, giving the protein MEFEITPAEVKHKLGSGEPPVLLDVREPVELQMAHLEGSVHIPMGEIPMRANQELDPDAHIVVMCHHGVRSLNVTNWLRQQGFEKVQSMRGGIDRWSREVDSKVPTY; this is encoded by the coding sequence ATGGAATTTGAAATTACTCCCGCGGAAGTGAAGCACAAGTTGGGAAGCGGCGAGCCGCCGGTGCTGCTCGACGTGCGTGAGCCGGTCGAGTTGCAGATGGCGCACCTCGAGGGCTCGGTGCATATCCCGATGGGAGAGATTCCCATGCGCGCCAACCAGGAACTTGATCCCGATGCGCACATCGTGGTCATGTGCCATCACGGCGTGCGCTCGCTGAACGTGACCAACTGGCTGCGGCAGCAGGGATTCGAGAAGGTTCAGTCCATGCGCGGCGGGATTGACCGCTGGTCGCGCGAAGTGGACTCGAAGGTGCCGACGTACTGA
- a CDS encoding enoyl-CoA hydratase/isomerase family protein: protein MALPNATLSYKKLMVSMQAPVARIILANPPVNVMDVPMMEELLAAMEQIEARADIAAVVFAGSDRAFSAGVDVGAHTPDKVRDMLVKMHAVMRALADTHKVTIAAVRGNCFGGGAELAAMCDLVFTTDTSNWGFPEITLGCFPPVAAVVLSAIVGQKRAADLILTGRRISGEEAMRIGLANEAVPDDELSELVDEAAERLGKLSAASLAMTKKALYSWEAIHFDKGLARAEQIYLEELMKLEDAHEGIAAFMEKRQPVWKGR from the coding sequence ATGGCCCTGCCGAATGCGACTTTGTCCTACAAGAAGCTGATGGTCTCAATGCAGGCGCCGGTGGCGCGCATCATCCTGGCCAACCCGCCGGTGAACGTGATGGATGTTCCGATGATGGAGGAGTTGCTGGCCGCGATGGAGCAGATCGAAGCGCGGGCCGACATCGCGGCCGTGGTGTTTGCGGGCAGCGACCGCGCGTTCTCCGCGGGGGTGGACGTGGGCGCACACACGCCCGACAAGGTGCGCGACATGCTGGTAAAAATGCACGCGGTGATGCGCGCGCTGGCCGACACCCACAAGGTGACCATCGCGGCCGTGCGCGGCAACTGCTTTGGTGGCGGCGCGGAGCTGGCCGCGATGTGCGACCTGGTGTTCACGACCGACACTTCGAACTGGGGATTTCCGGAAATTACGTTGGGATGTTTTCCGCCGGTGGCGGCGGTGGTGCTGTCGGCAATCGTGGGGCAGAAGCGCGCTGCCGACCTGATCCTCACCGGACGCCGGATCAGCGGCGAGGAAGCAATGCGCATTGGCTTGGCCAACGAGGCCGTGCCCGATGACGAATTATCGGAGCTGGTGGACGAGGCGGCGGAGCGGTTGGGCAAGCTGAGCGCCGCATCGCTGGCCATGACCAAGAAGGCGCTGTACTCGTGGGAGGCGATCCACTTCGACAAGGGCCTGGCACGCGCGGAGCAGATTTATCTGGAAGAGCTGATGAAGCTGGAAGACGCGCACGAGGGAATCGCGGCATTCATGGAGAAGCGGCAGCCCGTGTGGAAGGGGAGATGA
- a CDS encoding phenylacetate-CoA oxygenase subunit PaaI has translation MPGKVLKIGTFSDWVGLFDEWRKDIGVNQAEVADFKFDTLYGAIETDEIQFGHYMGRRKWENLRQIPTQQMRDALMNLIVYQGDTEFASVEQQRWLYETAPTDYDRKALLRVWIEEMRHGWQMCALLVDHFGHSGKVEAQKMLERRAFENKRLLGAFNVDVDNWMDFFTYTDFVDRDGKFQLQMLKYSAFAPLGRSMSYMLREEAFHMGTGNDGLARVVKAGKVPAWLIQKYLNKWISGSYDLFGTDHSSSAHWAYVWGIKGRYDELKNAQQPDMEDLNDYNRNLYRDEVAGLIERLNKYLPAGTEPLHAPNIKFNRAIGRWAGQKFHPKTGEPMDDKAYEQQLDEFLPTAADKQLLVDIIKNEKNWIAEKTGARDPLETIGEVRKSAINL, from the coding sequence ATGCCGGGAAAAGTTTTGAAGATCGGGACGTTCAGCGACTGGGTTGGACTGTTTGACGAGTGGCGCAAAGACATTGGCGTCAACCAGGCCGAGGTTGCCGATTTCAAGTTCGACACGCTCTACGGCGCCATCGAGACCGACGAGATCCAGTTCGGACATTACATGGGCCGGCGCAAGTGGGAGAACCTGCGCCAGATCCCGACGCAGCAGATGCGCGACGCGCTGATGAACCTGATCGTGTACCAGGGCGACACGGAGTTCGCCAGCGTGGAGCAGCAGCGCTGGCTGTACGAGACCGCGCCCACCGATTACGACCGCAAGGCGCTGCTGCGGGTGTGGATCGAGGAGATGCGGCACGGCTGGCAGATGTGCGCGCTGCTGGTGGACCACTTCGGCCACTCGGGCAAGGTGGAGGCGCAAAAGATGCTGGAGCGGCGGGCGTTCGAAAACAAGCGCCTGCTGGGCGCGTTCAACGTGGACGTGGACAACTGGATGGATTTTTTCACCTACACGGATTTCGTGGACCGCGACGGCAAGTTCCAGTTGCAGATGCTGAAGTATTCGGCGTTCGCGCCGCTCGGACGCTCGATGTCGTACATGCTGCGCGAAGAGGCGTTCCACATGGGCACGGGCAACGACGGCCTGGCGCGCGTGGTCAAGGCCGGAAAAGTCCCGGCATGGCTGATACAGAAGTATCTGAACAAGTGGATTTCGGGATCGTACGACCTGTTCGGCACCGACCACTCGTCGTCGGCGCACTGGGCTTACGTGTGGGGCATCAAGGGGCGGTACGACGAGCTGAAGAATGCGCAGCAGCCGGACATGGAAGATCTGAACGACTACAACCGCAACCTGTACCGCGACGAGGTGGCGGGGCTGATCGAGCGGCTGAACAAGTATCTGCCGGCGGGCACGGAGCCGCTGCACGCGCCCAACATCAAATTCAACCGCGCCATCGGGCGCTGGGCGGGACAGAAATTCCATCCGAAGACGGGCGAGCCGATGGACGACAAGGCGTACGAGCAGCAACTCGATGAATTCCTGCCGACCGCCGCCGACAAACAATTGCTGGTGGACATCATCAAGAACGAGAAAAACTGGATTGCCGAAAAAACCGGCGCGCGCGACCCGCTGGAGACTATCGGGGAAGTGAGAAAGTCGGCGATAAATCTCTAG
- a CDS encoding CoA transferase subunit A, which translates to MSKLATMREAISTLVPDGSSVVLGCQLEQMIPFAAGHEIMRQNRRGLTLIGPISDILFDQMIGAGCAERVIAAWVGNVMMGSAYNFRCAVEREGLKVTDMTNFTVALALQAAATGVPFLPTLSALGSDVARDNEFFAEIESPFGREKLHAVKALHPDVTIVHVQRADAEGNAHCWGNFGIMLEAVKAAKRVIVTAEEIVAPEVIASDPNRTVIPGFLVSAVVEAPMGAHPSPVQGYYKRDDAYFRQYHEQTKTKTDFDAWARRWVYGAADRKAYVDLLGECRVKELGVKRHAYAAAADFGY; encoded by the coding sequence ATGAGTAAGCTCGCGACAATGCGGGAAGCGATCTCGACGCTGGTGCCGGACGGGAGCAGTGTTGTGCTCGGCTGCCAGTTGGAGCAGATGATTCCGTTTGCCGCCGGGCACGAGATCATGCGGCAGAACAGGCGCGGGCTCACGCTGATCGGACCGATTTCCGACATCCTGTTCGACCAGATGATTGGCGCGGGGTGCGCGGAGCGCGTGATCGCCGCCTGGGTCGGGAATGTGATGATGGGCTCGGCGTACAACTTCCGGTGCGCGGTGGAGCGGGAAGGGCTGAAGGTCACCGACATGACCAACTTCACCGTCGCGCTGGCGCTGCAGGCAGCCGCGACGGGTGTGCCATTTCTGCCGACGCTGTCCGCGCTGGGGAGTGACGTAGCGCGGGATAACGAGTTCTTTGCCGAAATTGAGTCGCCGTTCGGCCGCGAGAAGCTGCATGCGGTGAAGGCGCTGCATCCGGATGTCACGATCGTGCACGTGCAGCGCGCGGACGCAGAGGGCAACGCGCACTGCTGGGGAAATTTTGGAATCATGCTGGAGGCGGTGAAGGCGGCGAAGCGCGTGATCGTGACGGCAGAGGAAATTGTTGCGCCGGAGGTGATCGCCAGCGACCCCAACCGCACCGTGATTCCCGGGTTCCTGGTGAGCGCTGTGGTGGAGGCGCCGATGGGAGCGCATCCGTCGCCGGTGCAGGGATATTACAAGCGCGACGATGCGTACTTCCGCCAATATCATGAGCAGACGAAGACGAAAACGGACTTTGATGCCTGGGCGCGGCGCTGGGTGTACGGCGCGGCGGACCGCAAGGCATATGTTGACCTGCTGGGCGAGTGCCGGGTGAAGGAACTTGGCGTGAAACGGCACGCGTATGCGGCGGCAGCGGATTTTGGATACTGA
- a CDS encoding aldehyde dehydrogenase family protein, with protein MATATQAKIEPGKLLIGGEWREATGGKTFETVNPATAEVLTTAAEASAADVDAAVQAARKAFDDASGPWRKMSASERGRLLWKIADLVEQHIDELAELETLDNGKPIFESRYVDMPMVADVFRYYAGWATKLHGETVNINESAFTYTLREPVGVVGAIVAWNFPLLLASWKLGPALACGNTVVLKPAEQTPLTALRFGELCRQAGLPAGVLNIVTGGPETGKALVQHAQVDKVAFTGSTVVGKEIMRSAADTLKRVTLELGGKSPNIVFADSDLDNAVKGAINGIFFGKGEVCCAGSRLFVEKKVEDEFLTKLVERAKKLRPGDPLDPKTKLGAIVSEQQMKTVLGYIEAGKSEGAQVVIGGNRVQIGNGKGYFIEPTIFGGVRNDMKIAQEEIFGPVLATLAFDDVEQVAEQANRNPYGLAAAIWTRDIKKAHALSRRLKAGTVWINTYGLMDAALPFGGFKQSGFGRELGQAALESYTEVKSVWLSL; from the coding sequence ATGGCAACTGCGACGCAAGCGAAGATTGAGCCAGGGAAGCTGCTGATTGGCGGCGAGTGGCGGGAGGCGACGGGCGGAAAGACGTTTGAGACCGTCAATCCCGCGACCGCGGAAGTGCTGACCACGGCTGCGGAAGCGAGTGCGGCCGATGTGGATGCGGCGGTGCAGGCGGCGCGCAAGGCGTTCGACGACGCCAGCGGACCGTGGCGCAAAATGTCGGCCAGCGAGCGCGGGCGCCTGCTCTGGAAAATTGCAGACCTGGTGGAGCAGCACATTGACGAGCTTGCCGAGTTGGAGACGCTCGACAACGGGAAACCAATTTTCGAGTCGCGCTACGTTGACATGCCGATGGTGGCGGACGTCTTCCGCTACTACGCCGGGTGGGCGACCAAGCTCCACGGCGAGACAGTCAACATCAACGAGAGCGCGTTCACCTACACACTGCGCGAGCCGGTAGGGGTGGTGGGCGCGATTGTGGCGTGGAATTTTCCGCTGCTGCTGGCGAGCTGGAAGCTGGGCCCGGCGCTGGCTTGCGGCAACACCGTGGTGCTGAAGCCGGCCGAACAGACGCCGCTTACGGCGTTGCGCTTCGGCGAATTGTGCCGCCAGGCGGGATTGCCGGCGGGCGTGCTGAACATCGTGACCGGCGGGCCGGAGACGGGCAAGGCGCTGGTGCAGCACGCGCAAGTGGACAAGGTGGCGTTCACCGGGTCAACCGTGGTCGGCAAGGAGATCATGCGGTCGGCGGCGGACACGCTGAAGCGCGTGACGCTGGAGCTGGGCGGCAAGTCGCCCAACATCGTGTTTGCCGATTCCGATCTCGACAACGCCGTCAAGGGCGCGATCAATGGGATTTTCTTTGGCAAGGGCGAGGTGTGCTGCGCCGGGTCGCGCCTGTTCGTCGAGAAGAAAGTTGAAGACGAGTTCCTGACCAAGCTGGTGGAGAGAGCGAAAAAGCTGCGGCCCGGCGATCCTCTGGACCCCAAGACCAAGCTGGGCGCGATTGTCAGCGAGCAGCAGATGAAGACCGTTCTGGGGTATATCGAGGCCGGCAAGAGCGAGGGCGCGCAGGTGGTGATCGGCGGCAATCGCGTGCAGATCGGCAACGGCAAGGGGTACTTCATCGAGCCGACGATCTTCGGCGGTGTGCGTAACGACATGAAGATCGCGCAGGAAGAAATTTTCGGGCCGGTGCTGGCCACGCTCGCGTTCGACGACGTCGAGCAGGTGGCGGAGCAAGCGAATCGCAACCCGTACGGGCTGGCGGCGGCGATCTGGACGCGCGACATCAAGAAGGCGCACGCGCTGTCGCGGCGGCTGAAGGCAGGCACCGTCTGGATCAATACCTACGGGCTGATGGATGCGGCGCTGCCCTTTGGCGGTTTCAAGCAGTCGGGCTTCGGAAGGGAACTGGGCCAGGCCGCGCTGGAGAGTTATACGGAAGTGAAGAGCGTGTGGCTGAGCCTATAG
- a CDS encoding (2Fe-2S)-binding protein, whose amino-acid sequence MKKELVSLKINGRVHEIALAPNRLLLDVLRQELGLTGSKRGCDDSSCGACTVQLDGVPVLSCALLAASCQEQEITTVEGIAEHGSLAAIQKAYGDWGGAQCGYCTPGFMMTVDHLLTENPNPSEDEIRGALSGNLCRCTGYMQMFQAIKAAIEAERKGRAAVSTK is encoded by the coding sequence ATGAAAAAAGAACTCGTATCGCTAAAAATCAACGGGCGCGTGCACGAAATCGCCCTCGCGCCCAACCGGCTGCTGCTGGACGTGTTGCGTCAGGAGCTCGGGCTGACCGGATCAAAGCGCGGCTGCGACGATTCCTCGTGCGGCGCCTGCACCGTGCAACTGGACGGCGTGCCGGTGCTGTCGTGCGCGCTGCTGGCGGCGTCGTGCCAGGAGCAGGAGATCACGACCGTCGAGGGCATCGCCGAGCACGGTTCGCTGGCGGCGATACAGAAGGCCTATGGCGACTGGGGCGGCGCGCAGTGCGGCTACTGCACGCCCGGCTTCATGATGACCGTGGATCACCTGCTGACGGAGAATCCCAATCCATCGGAAGACGAGATTCGTGGCGCGTTGAGCGGCAACCTGTGCCGCTGCACCGGGTACATGCAGATGTTCCAGGCGATCAAGGCGGCAATCGAAGCGGAGCGGAAGGGAAGAGCGGCGGTGTCGACGAAATGA
- a CDS encoding dihydrodipicolinate synthase family protein yields MLLHGIFPPITTPFYPDGDIYYKKLEANVDRYSKSPVAGLVVQGSTGEAILLSDQERRDVLKAAMEAAAPHKVMIAGTGIESAIETLRLTEYAASLGYDAAMVRTPHYYRSQINKPQNMLAFYRTVADHSPLPLIIYNFPQATGYDMPADVVMQLAEHQNIIAIKESSGSVEKVQTMVAHTRHIKRAVAVTEVQEAVTGRMKKAAGTSSGRLPIAGQPSSAAVAVMGGLRTRQKEVGFQVIVGAAQKLEPSLAVGAVGAILAFACAAPTACFEIFAAWKEMNEKVAQEKQARIAEAAAKVVSEMSIPGVKYAMDLNGYYGGLVRLPLLPLTAEEKAEVERLMANIKN; encoded by the coding sequence ATGCTGCTCCACGGAATTTTTCCTCCCATCACTACGCCGTTCTATCCCGACGGCGATATTTACTACAAAAAGCTCGAAGCCAATGTCGACCGGTACTCGAAGTCGCCGGTCGCGGGCCTGGTGGTGCAAGGCTCGACCGGCGAGGCGATCCTGCTCAGCGATCAGGAGCGGCGCGACGTGCTGAAGGCGGCCATGGAAGCGGCCGCGCCCCACAAGGTGATGATCGCCGGCACGGGCATCGAGTCGGCCATCGAGACGTTACGGCTGACCGAGTACGCCGCCTCGCTCGGGTACGACGCCGCCATGGTGCGCACGCCGCATTACTATCGTAGCCAGATCAACAAGCCGCAAAACATGCTGGCGTTTTATCGCACCGTGGCCGACCATTCGCCGCTCCCGCTGATCATTTACAACTTCCCGCAAGCCACCGGCTACGACATGCCCGCCGACGTCGTCATGCAATTGGCGGAGCACCAGAACATCATTGCCATCAAGGAATCCAGTGGCTCCGTCGAGAAGGTGCAGACGATGGTGGCGCACACGCGGCACATCAAGCGCGCCGTCGCCGTCACCGAAGTCCAGGAAGCGGTAACCGGACGGATGAAGAAGGCCGCCGGAACATCATCGGGAAGGCTGCCGATTGCGGGGCAGCCGTCGTCCGCCGCCGTGGCCGTGATGGGCGGGCTCAGGACGCGGCAGAAGGAAGTCGGGTTCCAGGTGATAGTCGGCGCGGCGCAGAAATTGGAGCCGTCGCTGGCCGTGGGCGCGGTGGGCGCAATCCTGGCGTTCGCCTGCGCGGCTCCGACCGCGTGCTTCGAGATCTTTGCCGCCTGGAAAGAGATGAATGAAAAGGTCGCGCAGGAGAAGCAGGCGCGCATTGCCGAGGCGGCGGCGAAGGTCGTCAGCGAGATGAGCATCCCCGGCGTGAAGTACGCCATGGACCTGAACGGCTACTACGGCGGCCTGGTGCGCCTGCCGCTGCTGCCGCTGACGGCGGAGGAGAAAGCCGAGGTCGAAAGGTTGATGGCGAATATTAAGAATTAG